The genome window TATGGTCACTTttgcaataattatttaattttatattttagttttaaatacgTTCAATGAACTTATATTTTCGTATCTCACCACATCGAATATACAGATGAAAACAGAGTTAAGATCAAGTGTGACCATACAACAAAGTAAAGgatattttaaacttaataCGGTCACTTTTGTTATGCTAATTATGATATGTAAAATGGGCACACTTACAACAATATTTTACATAATATGGCAATTATCTCTCAGCTAAGAATTATTGCTTTCACAAAATTATGACACAATTCGAATGGGAAATTTTGATTCATAAATTCCTTCCTTCTGGCTTTCATTGCCCTCAATATCGAATCTCTGCTGATGATAACCTTTGCCTTGCAACACGCGCTGCAAGTTgcgaaaataaatacaatacaaagtGTATGCATAATTCTGAAGAAATTGCGTTAACTTCCTGTGAAGAATGAAGTGAAACAAATTGGATCAGGCTATTGAGAAAATTCCCTGAACACTTTGCAAGAATTGCACCAGAGACAGACACAACGCTGCGTATACTTGACGACCACTTAAACTCATTCGAATAATGCCACAAAGATCTCGTTAATTGCTATTCGGCAACATGGCTATATACGTAtctttatatactatacataaagagatttacatatattatatatagctGACGATGACGATCTGAATCATAGCAACTCACGATTGCATTGCCTATTTTGGGGCGCTTTCATTCATCGACCATCCAAGGCTTTgacattaaataaacaatgctgggaaaaaattcaaatgaaaattaaaattacaaatagaTGACAATTTTCTCATAGAGGAAAAACTTTTGGGTAGTTCAaacgaaatcgaaatgaaTCGTACGCCTTTGATAAATACTTGAGGTGGGACGATATTTGGTGATGATCTTTGGGTGGGGGATGTTGCAGTAATCGTTTGGCGCCAAGATTCTTTCTATTCTCTATAAAAAATGTCGTCTGTTTTTGGGGGAACTCGACGCGTAGAAGAAAGTGTGAAAATCGTCGCCAACGATTCCGAAATTCTTGAACACACTCGCTGCTGGGAAAGTATTCGAAAAAAATCGcaggaaaataaatatatataaaagtatatgcatacatttttattgtagcTTATATACTACGAAGTTGTGGCAGTgcgtgtatttatttatgtatatgcatgtttataatttatatgcttCAGCATGGCTAATTAATTGTGGAGGGGGTGATGACAGAGAGGAGGGGAAAGGGGGTCAGAATACTGCTGTCATTGACTGTTCTATAGTTTTGACCCTCGCAAAGTTCGATTGGTTTTTTCTGTGTTGTCTCGTGTTGGGGGGCAAAAGATCAGCGCACTTTACAAGCAGCCCAAAACGCGGAGGTCGTCGATGagaaatcatcatcatcatcatcattatgaaCTCTTTGCTGCGCATTTTTGTGCTTTGACTAAGCATTGACTGGGTTTTCCTGTTTCCAAAGAAATTCCTATAAAATGATATGCTTTCGctttgaattgaaatatttgcaatttatgcacCTGTCGCGCTTTTTGTTTAccatttttccttttttgtcaTTGTGGATTCTTCTCTCTAACGTTGCCTAAATGTTTGCACAGCTTACAGAGAACACTTGACTCATAGAcaatgtgtgagtgagtgtgagtgtgtgttaatatgtgtgtgtgtgggagtgtgtatactatatatgacaTTTGGCACTTGAGTGTGAGTGccacaaatatatattcgtatggcatttttctatttccacaatttttcaTTCCATTGCGTTCAGTTCAGGCATTTGGCTGGTTTTTCGCTGTTCGCATTTTTCGGCAATTTTCCCCCGTGGTCAACAGTTGTGTGTTTGCTCAAGAGTTTTCCACGTGAACTACAAGGGATTCTTTCTACTTTTTACGGAAATAAAAGTCAACGTTTtgtgtttaaatatatttgtttgttgtgctcTGCACATGGAAATTTTTCAACTTTGGTAAGGTCAAATGTGCAACGTGATGTGTGTGGGAAAATGCGAGTTGCATCGCTTTCAATTGTGTGTGAAAAATGTCGCCCCTAAAATGAAAAGTCAGTTCTTATCGTGTTATTTAAATGCCGGTTAACTGAGAGGAATCCATTGTGtagaataaaatgaataaaactgTAATTCGTAATATgtaattgattattattattgtggcAACATTTCGCATGTCAATCGTCGTGCTATTTTAATAATCCACTTTTCATTTGTATGCCAAAAAAAGTGTTTCCTGGAATTCCCATATTTATTTCTGacttttgattattattgttgttcatTGCTCATTGTTACTCAACCAACTCGCGTATCCTAGCCGCAAATAACGAACCGAACGAACGAAcgcatgaatgaatgaatatgcTTGAATGATGATGAATACAAAACGatgtacataaattaattggCAATATTGTTGGATTTGTggttcatttaaaaataatcataaatacaagtgcagaggcagaggcagatgAAGGAGCGAAGAGGAGCAATCGGCATCCGCCCACTTCCGTTCGCTCGCTTGGCTCGGCTCGATtgatttgtttacaaaaaCTTCCGGTTCGTGGCCAGTTGTGGACGCTCCCATCATCAGCTGGCAGCGCTTGTGCATCtgcctctcgctctctatctctctctctctctctcactctctgtgtcTCTTAGTCATAAACAAAAGGCCCTTAAACGATGTGATCTCTGGGAGGCAAAGTTCGTcttgttgattgttgtttaCATTGCCTCAAGCAATTTGCCACCTGGTGTCGCGTGTGTATATTTCTTCTCACATCTTGTTGCTTGCCACTCGACATGCTTGATCTCAACTGATTGTTGACTTGCAGTCACTCGTGGATGGCCTGATCGCACGGTTGTGCACACaccgacaacaacgacgacgacgattgCCTCAACTATTTGGAAGCGCTTATAACCGATTTATTGTGTATCGAGCAATTGAGATATGGCTGCAGCATCATCGCAATGGTCAACGCCAAGGTCAATTGGGGAGGGCATTAAAAACAAGATACAGAAAGTTACATGATACAGATTAtagtctcgtctcgtctcgtctatAACCTTGCATAACTCAAAATGTGTGccacaaacataaatatttaatgggCTTTTCTCTACAATTCTCTCTTTACAGCATTTTGGGTCCACCCGCTTTGAAGTATGCCGCCGAGATGAAGCAAACTCTTGGCCAGAACACGCGGCCCATTTACAACTATGCAATGCGCGGCGTCGTCACTTGCTTCACCGGCATACGCAAAAAGGATGAGCTGGTAAGTGGATGCGAGATCTGCTTCTTTTATTGAACAGCAAGCAAAGCTAACAAAACTCTTCTTCATTGCAGACAAAGCTGGTGAATCTCATTCACTCCATGGGCGGCTGCATCAAGAAGGATCTGAACACAAAGACCACGCATCTGATATGCAATCACAGTGGCGGCGAAAAGTATCAGTAAGTGTGCAAGACTAGAAATATAAgagctttcaatttcattttattgattttaattgagACTTATTTAGAATTACTTCGTCAATGACTAGAGTTTGATTAGACTTTCCTTAATTTAATAGAtcattgatttttaaaatattattagtattttcttcaaatattaattgattagCATCACttaaactttatttacttCAACCAAGTATTGACTGTAATAGACCCTTTCATTtggctttatttttttactccAACATACAAATAAAGACTTTACATAAACTGCAATTTCTTTAGATATTAATTGACTCACATCATTTTaagcttaaattaaattgaattattactTTATTGGCATcatttaaacattatttacTTCAACCAAGTATTGACTCTAATAGAcacattaatttttttagatGATTTATTCCAAcgtaaaaattgaaaattgttccatttatttgaaatgtagcatttaaatttattatcagTACTTTTTTCGCTGATCTCTAAACATCTTTAATATGTTAAGAGATAAAAGCTcgaataataatgaatattttaaggTATTTAGACATGTTAAGGAGTCTCCTTTTTGTTAACTTcctcttattattatttatgttgtcAAAAAAGTGAATATTTGAAGGGATTTTAGATATTTTATGGAGTGCttcttttctaattttaatctaattcctattattattatttatattattaaaaagtgaataaattaAGAGGTTTTAAGTGCTTTCTTCCCTCTTTATATTTACttcttttcattattatttattttgataaaaagtCAATACTTAAAGGGATATTAGACATGTTAAATAGTGTTTCCTTTCTCCCTTTTATTTGCTTCCTTTTATTAACATCACTTTCTGCTCTCCACAGATACGCCAAGACCTTTCGGTTGACTGTGGTGCGTCCGGCTTGGGTCTATGCCGCTTGGTCAGCACGCGATTCACTGGAGTTTGAGGCGACGCAAGACAGTTTCACGAAGACGCATCGGCTGAGGGCATTCGAGGGACAGAAGATCTGTTTCTTTGGCTTTCCCGCCGAGGAGCATCAGCACATGGTCGATGTGCTGCTGGAGAATGGCGGAGTCTGTGCTGAACTGGATGATCCCGAGTGCTCGCATGTCGTGAGTTAAACAGCCACTTATTTAGTTACCAACCAATCTTACTTACAGTAGTTGAAGTAAACACTTGCATGCTGGCATTTGGTTTCTTGTTACTTTATTTGTTTGAGTTTGATTTATATTCTATGTGTGTCTTATGGTTCGATTCTCGTGTATATATCTTGCAGGTGATGCCCAATACGGGCGCAGTCTTTACAAGCTCTAGCACTAGCACTACTACTAGCACTGACACTACTACTACTAACCACAGCACTAACCCCAAGCCCCCCCATCCCATAAGCAACACCAGctgtagcagcaacagcagcagcaggaacaacAGTCCAAAACACACACCACCCAACACCACAACTCAATACAATGACGCGGACATTGCTGATCTCTCAGCTGCCGAGCAAAAGGAGTTCAAGATGGAAACATCACCAACTACAGATAAGGAGAATCTAGAAGCGGAGGATCTCGATGATATACACTTTGATGATCGCCTCTTTGTGGAGGCAGCCGACATGCAACAACCAGAGGAGGAATTGCCGCTGCCCGACTCCGCTGACGAGGAAGATGTGCAGGCAAGCACACCCAAGAAGAGCAATCACATGCAGCACAAGTTGGAACAACCAAGCATCACGATCACAGCTGGCACGCCCACCAGCTGCAATGGCAGTCCATCTACCGATGGCTTTCAACCGACCACCGAAAGTCTTTCGCCCATACTCAAAGCACCCGCCAAGCTGCTGGCCATCGAGACAATCAATGAATGCGACATGGAGTCGGATGATTTGCTGGCCACCGAGAATGATTTGAAGCGCAAACGCGACAGCTTTGACAGCGTCTCGCTGATGTCTGTGGATTCGTTTGCTTTGCCCGCCAGCACCAAGAAACCGAAACTAATACGCACCGGTTCCATAACGCGCACCTTGAAGCGTTCCATGAGTTTTGTGGCCGATCGCACGCCCATCATCAAGACGCTGCGCACGCGTCGCAGCTCGATTGCTGGTGCAGATGCTTCCATACTAGGGAGTGAGACACTCGATGCCGCAGATGATTCGGTTTGTTCGCTGGCCAGCAGCATCAGTACAACGCTGAATGAATCCATACGCAAACCAGTCAAGGAGAAGCTGCGCAGCATTTGCGGTCGCATTACACGTAGCAGCAGTCGACGTGTCGAACGTGAAGGAACGCCAGAGTTGGGACTGTTGGACAGCGGTTTCAAGACGCCCAAGGCGCCACTGCAACGTTTTGGCGCCAGCGGAAGTGCATCGGCATCGACGAAGAAAACAGCGAAACGTCTCTTTGGTCCGCCGGTGggtgcaactgctgctgctgctgctgttggaggtggtgttggtgctgctgcatTCACAACAACTAACAATCCCAATGTCATTTGCAATTCCACCACATCCAATGACACTTCATCCACAATTGCCTGCTGTGCTGCTGTCACGGCCATGGTGCCACTTCAAATcacctcatcatcatcaacgtcGCCGTCCCCATCATCGTTGATACCAGCTGTGGAAGTAATTGATGTCGATGGTGTCAAGCAGACACCCgctgcagatgcagatgcagatgagCCAATGGTACACTTAAAATAGCCAGGATAAGGCATACACTTTAACACTTGGAATACGCTTTGAAACGACTCGCATAGGGAATTCTAATTGCAATTGAGAAATGGTTCCCCTCAACGTCTCTTCTCTTCATCGCTTCTCTTTCACACGCTTCTCGCACTTCGCTTCGCCCCTCCACTTGCATTGAAACATTTTGTGCTCTTTATTAAATCGTATTTCATTTCGCGAATCATGTTCGTCACGATTTTATCTGCTTTTTAATCAGATTTAATGATCTCActcttcaaattaaattacatgTTAATTGTTAATGGTTATGTTATGTAGCTTAAGtcataattttttgattttgggTGCGGTAAATTTGACTTCTATCCCTTTATTCTTTTCATATCCAAACACTTCCTCTCTAATGCTATgctatatactttatggtatcCGATCacgcgcaacaacaacaacaaacaaaataagcgtacaaaaaacagaagcagcacaataaatattgataaacatttatttgcgAAAGGCGAGAGCAGCTAAAGCACACGTCGTTTTCGTCGTTCCACGTGAATAAATGTTTCAAATGCCTTCTTCAAACTCACACAAGAACAaaacgcacaaaaaaaaagttgaaataattaaacaatataatgaacacatacatatctaGATCTATAATTCGCGTCAGAGAGACTTTAAAGAATTCCATTTGATTATAGactaacaaatatttgcacaaatgTTTCACTACACTTGAGATGGAAGGAATTTTGTTCAACAATTTGCTTGTTcactcattttttttattcacttttattgCTCACTCCATTTCGTTATTTCCAATTATTCTTGTACATTTTGCTTGCGATTTCTTTTTATGCCGTTTCAAAGTGTGTtgccaaaaaatgaaaaaaaaagatataatgtgtgtgcattaaaaatgttttgtttggcctctttttttttataatgaaGAACATCATCATAtattgtgctgctgctgctgcttctgctgttgctgcgttgTGTGAACACTGTACAATAGATTTAATTAGTTAGACGCATGCGAGTTTCGATCAAATTTATtgggcaacaaacaaaacatttttattccCCACATTTTTGCACTATATAGATTGGCAacaattgttaattatttgtttgttcatTCCATCAGGTTGTCGATCAACACACGGCTGCCGCGAAGCCGGAGCCAAAGAATCACAATACGCACATTCTGAAATCGGATTGGTTCTGGTACACGATCCAGAATGGATACGCCAACGAGATGGACTTTCTATTCGGCGATGTAAGATTGACAGCTCTTTCCCTTTGTTATACATTTATTGACGTATGTGTTTTGTCTGCAGTATCTGGACAGCATTACGAATACGCCCAGCACCGATCGTCGCGATTCGCTGCCTATTAGCTTCAACaagcggaaacggaagcgTTTCTCACAGCGCATTCAATTGGAGGGCACACCTTTGGGCTCGGGCAAGCGACGCTCTTCGGTGTCCGATGCTGGTCTGTTGTCCGTTTCGAATAGCTTCTTTGATTGCACCACCAGTCCTGATAAGCTGGAGAATGATAAACTGTTGCACGCTGAGCCTGAAGCAAGTGAAGCGACGCCCACAAAGAAATCCATGCGCTTCAATCATTTTATGGACTTCTTCACCACAGAGTCGAATTATGTGGGCATTCTAGATACCATATTAAATGTGAGTAGCTTGATGAAATGCCAAAACAATCAGTTCTAATCTCATTCTATTTCACAGctctttaaaaacaaattggaAGAACTCGCGGAGACGAATGATCCACTGCTGAATAAATCAGAGATCAAATCCATCTTTGGCAACTTTCTGCCCATACACGAGGTGCATCAGAGCATGCTGGAGCATTTGCGTAAACTGCACGCCAATTGGCGAGAGGATTGCCTCATTGGCGATATTATCATTCAGCATCGCGATGAACTTATCAAAGCCTATCCGCCCTATGTGAACTTCTATGAGCAGATGAAGGAACAGCTGCTATACTGTGATCGGGAATACCCGCGCTTCCACGCCTTCCTCAAGATCAATCAGACAAAGCCCGAATGCGGTCGCCAGAGTCTACAGGATCTGATGATACGGCCCGTGCAGCGATTGCCTAGCATTAGTCTGCTGCTCAACGATATACTGAAGCACACGGGCAACGCAAATGTGGATCATGCACGTCTTGAGGAGGCGCTGAAGGCCATCAAGCAGGTGACGCTACACATCAATGAGGACAAGCGACGCACAGAGTCACGCATGGCCATCTTTGATATATTCAACGATATCGATGGTTGTCCTGCGCATTTGGTCAGCTCGAATCGCAGCTTCATCTCCAAATGTGAGGTCAACGAGCTGTCCGATTCACTCAGCGGTCGTGGCGATAGTTTGCTGCTATATTTGTTCTCCGATTCCATTGAACTTTGTAAGAAGCGTTCGCGTGGCTTCAACGCAGCCAAATCGCCGAGCACGGCCAAGACGCATAAACACATCAAGCTGATATCACTGAATACGATACGCTTTGTCATTGACATCACGGACAGTCCGCGTGCATTTGGACTGCTGCAGCGTGGCGAGAAGGAGAAGCTATACACATTTAGCATTATCGATGAGGAGACGGATAAGCTGGTCTATCTCAAAAAGCTTTGCATGCAGATTGCAGCGCACACCTGTCGCACAGATGCGGTAAGTAAAAGCGCCAAGTGATGATTGAATTGAGTGCTAACTAAAACTCTTATTCTGCAGGACAAAATGCTGCTGAGTCGCACCTCACTGGAACTGGAAGTGGACATCAGCGATGTGAATGTCAGCACATTGAgcaaagcatttaaattgGCAGCCAAAACGCGCCTGAAggtaattttaattaacagcTCCCAAGTCGAAAGTATGTTTTATTAATCTGTGTAGCTTTTCTCTAGGTGGGACGCGCCTTTTCCTTTAACAAAACACCCAATAAGCTGAAGCGTGCCGTATCCACGATGATGACTTCCCCCTTTGGCAGCACCAACTCCTTGACGCCCGCCTCGCAGTTGGCACAGATGCGTCTTGCCAGCTGCACCAACATTAACGTAAGTTTTAATGACTTCTTTTTGTGTGTACTGGAAtctaattaaaactaatttcaatTACAGGAAGTTGCAGATGAGGATTGCTCAAGCATGCGCAGCAATTCACCATCCGCGCAGTCCGAGATGCTGGTCGTGCCACCTCTTTCTGTGCAGCCCACGCGCAAAAACAAGGCCGTCGTGGGTCGAATTTAGCCATGAATGCTGTTGAGCTGAGATGCTCCCAAAAAGTGTATTCCATTTGaactctctttttttgtgtaggcacaacaaaaaaactcgCTTGAAATGTGTTTCAAATTTGTGCTCAACGTAGGCTAAgcattaacatttaattttaactgtaactattatttcaaaattgtaatCTCACATTCACGCGTCCAATCTCCCTTAGTTTATAAGCTACAAATTCGTAAGTTTCGTTTTGATTGTCAGAGCTTTCGTATTTCGCAAATGTTGAAGCGTTTGCATTCGAATTTGGCGATCTCGAATTGATTTCTGTTCTCCCCAAAGTAAAGTCAAgtctattattaatttgtaaatagttCTCTATTATACGCTAcaactaaaaactaatttttatcGATATGTTCAATGTATAACCGCATAATGTAACTAATTGTATTAGTGACTTGAAATCGCATTCACGCACTGAAAACGTTTTTAATCGGTCATTCTCGATCGATTCGAATCGGTTCGGTTCGATTTCATGTCCTTTCGTCGGCTTGTCGCCACTTTTGCACAAAAGCTGTGAATGTTTACTGagtaaattttttaaaaattatgtaacAGTTAATGTTATACtcaattaatattgttttgagGACGGCGTACAGCTAAGCAGTTTAATCCTAACTGAGTATGATAATCTTAAATATATGAACTATGACATAAATCTATCAAGAATgcgattttttatttctccCATTGTTTTTGGATTTGGCATTCCGCAGGATAAGCGGAAAATGCGCATTATTTCTATAAATGTTGTATATCCTTGCGCATCCTGTCGAAGGATGTAAGGAAGCTCTTAGAAAGCGCGGAATTCAAAAAGATTTGGAAAGTTTCGAGGGAAAAAAAATTCGGTGGGAAGGCTTAAAAAATTTGCACAGAAACTgttcaaaaacacaaaatccAGGATAACTGCTGAACTACTGGCGCGAttgggatgtcctttggccaAGTGATAGATATATTCAAAAGCCatcgattgacactagtttCACTGTTATCCTTTGAAGGACTCTCGAGTTATAACGTATTTTTGCTATAGATAAAATTGCGAATATCTCAGCTCCTGTAAGGACTTTCGTCCTTTTTATTGCACTTTCTGGTCTCTAATGCCAATTTCTATCATTGCTGTAAAGGACATCCAGCTAGTCCTTAAAATGCAGGAGTTACAGCtcattttgtgatttttgATCAATTTTTGCATGGTCCccttaaaaaaatttcaaaaaatttttttcaaaaactttGAATGCAAATCGATAGATTGGGTCTTGATGAGCCCAAAAACCATATCCTTTTCCAATTTACAAGGATGCGAAGAAGTTAAGAGCTAACAGTTAACtaaaatttcttaaacttggagaaaataataattcaatgctgttttaccgattttacggcgaataattttatttgtataatctATAAACACGCATTTTTTGTGACAGAATTTGCTGGAATTTCAATGTGTACAATTTGGGCTGATGCCAGAATAATTTCATATACTACATGCACAATTCTTCAACGACATGCATTGCATAATTACGCGAATCTTATCTCAGCTGTCCATCCTAATCTGTAAATATACAAAGTAGAATACTTTACAGGCTATATACCGATCGAACTGCTGAATTCATTTTCGACATGGCATCCGAATGCAGTTGATATTGCAAATTATGCGACTGTAGATGCAACAATGTTTTCAGCTTAAAGCCAATCTCCAAGACAGCCAATTCATTTGTGTAATTCGCAGTCCAGACAGCTGTagaaatcgaaaataaatgaGTGAGAATTtgataaagtatatataaaatatagtatgaaatatattcgattgacttacaaattttattgcttttgccGCGTATGTTGACGACAGCGCCGCAAATGTCGCTGGCATATTCGAAGGATTCGCCCACCATCATGAGCAAGATGTCCAGCCAAACGCGATCGAGTGCATCCTTCGAGCTCTTGCCCATTGTGAAAAGCCAACGACCACCTTTAATATTGGCCTCGTCTTCCCACATGGGCCTAAGAATGGAGTAGAGTAGATTTAGTAAGTGAaagaatttagtattttatacataCTGAATGCCCTGCTTGAACATATAGTAATCGCAGTTAACCTTGAGTTCCGATGGTGTTTTGATAGTGTAGTACAAACtgaaagtaaaagtaaaattaattttgattaacaGAACGCAAGTCACTGTGAGATACCGCTaagcattttgaataaaagcgaaacagtgaggtattattatta of Drosophila nasuta strain 15112-1781.00 chromosome 3, ASM2355853v1, whole genome shotgun sequence contains these proteins:
- the LOC132792041 gene encoding protein ECT2 isoform X3, translated to MVDVLLENGGVCAELDDPECSHVVMPNTGAVFTSSSTSTTTSTDTTTTNHSTNPKPPHPISNTSCSSNSSSRNNSPKHTPPNTTTQYNDADIADLSAAEQKEFKMETSPTTDKENLEAEDLDDIHFDDRLFVEAADMQQPEEELPLPDSADEEDVQASTPKKSNHMQHKLEQPSITITAGTPTSCNGSPSTDGFQPTTESLSPILKAPAKLLAIETINECDMESDDLLATENDLKRKRDSFDSVSLMSVDSFALPASTKKPKLIRTGSITRTLKRSMSFVADRTPIIKTLRTRRSSIAGADASILGSETLDAADDSVCSLASSISTTLNESIRKPVKEKLRSICGRITRSSSRRVEREGTPELGLLDSGFKTPKAPLQRFGASGSASASTKKTAKRLFGPPVGATAAAAAVGGGVGAAAFTTTNNPNVICNSTTSNDTSSTIACCAAVTAMVPLQITSSSSTSPSPSSLIPAVEVIDVDGVKQTPAADADADEPMVVDQHTAAAKPEPKNHNTHILKSDWFWYTIQNGYANEMDFLFGDYLDSITNTPSTDRRDSLPISFNKRKRKRFSQRIQLEGTPLGSGKRRSSVSDAGLLSVSNSFFDCTTSPDKLENDKLLHAEPEASEATPTKKSMRFNHFMDFFTTESNYVGILDTILNLFKNKLEELAETNDPLLNKSEIKSIFGNFLPIHEVHQSMLEHLRKLHANWREDCLIGDIIIQHRDELIKAYPPYVNFYEQMKEQLLYCDREYPRFHAFLKINQTKPECGRQSLQDLMIRPVQRLPSISLLLNDILKHTGNANVDHARLEEALKAIKQVTLHINEDKRRTESRMAIFDIFNDIDGCPAHLVSSNRSFISKCEVNELSDSLSGRGDSLLLYLFSDSIELCKKRSRGFNAAKSPSTAKTHKHIKLISLNTIRFVIDITDSPRAFGLLQRGEKEKLYTFSIIDEETDKLVYLKKLCMQIAAHTCRTDADKMLLSRTSLELEVDISDVNVSTLSKAFKLAAKTRLKVGRAFSFNKTPNKLKRAVSTMMTSPFGSTNSLTPASQLAQMRLASCTNINEVADEDCSSMRSNSPSAQSEMLVVPPLSVQPTRKNKAVVGRI
- the LOC132792041 gene encoding protein ECT2 isoform X5 translates to MDFLFGDYLDSITNTPSTDRRDSLPISFNKRKRKRFSQRIQLEGTPLGSGKRRSSVSDAGLLSVSNSFFDCTTSPDKLENDKLLHAEPEASEATPTKKSMRFNHFMDFFTTESNYVGILDTILNLFKNKLEELAETNDPLLNKSEIKSIFGNFLPIHEVHQSMLEHLRKLHANWREDCLIGDIIIQHRDELIKAYPPYVNFYEQMKEQLLYCDREYPRFHAFLKINQTKPECGRQSLQDLMIRPVQRLPSISLLLNDILKHTGNANVDHARLEEALKAIKQVTLHINEDKRRTESRMAIFDIFNDIDGCPAHLVSSNRSFISKCEVNELSDSLSGRGDSLLLYLFSDSIELCKKRSRGFNAAKSPSTAKTHKHIKLISLNTIRFVIDITDSPRAFGLLQRGEKEKLYTFSIIDEETDKLVYLKKLCMQIAAHTCRTDADKMLLSRTSLELEVDISDVNVSTLSKAFKLAAKTRLKVGRAFSFNKTPNKLKRAVSTMMTSPFGSTNSLTPASQLAQMRLASCTNINEVADEDCSSMRSNSPSAQSEMLVVPPLSVQPTRKNKAVVGRI